Within the Saccharomonospora amisosensis genome, the region GGCGGCCTCGTAGTTGCCCGAGTCGTAGGTCAACGTCGAGACCGTCGTGTACGGGAACTCGTCGTGCTTGATCCAGTTCTTCTCCCGCAGCCGCATCGGGTCCATGTCCAGCTCGGCGGCGAGTTCGTCCATCATCCGCTCGATCGCGAAGGTGGCCTCCGGCCTGCCCGCGCCGCGGTAGGCGTCGGTGAGCGCCGTGTTGGTGAACACGTTCGTGCAGGCGAAATGGTAGGCCGGGATCTTGTAGATCGCGTTGAACATGAAGGCACCGAGGATCGGCACGCCGGGTCCGACAAGCCCGAGGTAGGCCCCCATGTCGGCCATCAGCTCGACCTTCAGACCGGTGATCGTGCCGTCCCGCTTGGCCGCGATGGTCAGATCCTGGATCTGGTCGCGGCCGTGGTGGGCCGCCATCATGGTCTCCGACCTGGACTCGGTCCACTTCACCGGCCTGCCGAGTTTCTGCGCCACCAGCAGCGACATGATCTCCTCTGGCAGCACGGCGATCTTGCCGCCGAACCCACCACCGACGTCAGGAGCGATCACCCTGATCTTGTGCTCGGGAATGCCGAGCGTCAGCGCGGACATCGTCTTCAGGATGTGCGGGATCTGGGTGGCGGACCACATCGTCAGTTGCGCCGCCGTCGGGTCCACCACGCACGAGCGTGGTTCCATGAACGCGGGGACGAGGCGCTGCTGGCGGAACCTGCGCTTGAGGACCACCTCGCCTTCGCTGATCGCCTGTTCCACGTCCTCGCCCGAGCCCGCTTCGGCGGAGTCGAACTTCCACAGCGCGTTGCGGTTGGTGCCCAACTCCTCGTGCACAAGCGCAGCGCCCTCGGCGAGCGCGTTCTCCAGACCGAGCACCACGGGAAGCTCGTCGTACTCCACGTCGATGGCCTCGAGTGCGTCCTCCGCCTCGCCTGGGGTGCGCGCGACGACAACGGCCACGCCCTCGCCCGCGAAGTTGACCTGGCCCTGCGCCAGCACCGGCCTGCGGGGTGACTTCATGTCCGGGGTGACGGGCCAGGCACACGGCATCCCGATCGCGCCTGCAGGGTCGAGGTCGTCGCCGGTGTAGACCGCGATGACGCCAGGCATCTCCTTGGCGGCGGAGGTGTCGATACTGACGATCTTGGCGTGCGCCATGGTGCTGCGCAGCACGGCAAGATGCACCATCCCCGGCAGCGTGATGTTGTCCGTCCAGCGGGTCCGGCCGGTGATCAGCCGAGCGTCTTCCTTGCGCAGCCTGGCCCTTCCGACCTCCGGCTCGATGGTCGAGGTCATCACTCACCACCCCCGCCGATGCCCGACGCGGTGCCGGTCGGCTCGCCGACGCGCTCGGCCGCGGGCCCCGCCCCCGGACGCATGTGCCGTGCCGCGTCCTGTACCGCGCGCACGATGTTCTGGTAGCCGGTGCACCGGCAGAGATTGCCCTCCAACCCTTCACGCACCGTTTGTTCGTCCGGGTCCGGGTGGTCGGCGAGCAGGTCGATCGACTGCATGATCATCCCTGGCGTGCAGTACCCGCACTGCAGCGCGTGGTTGTCGTGGAACGCCCGCTGTACCGGGTGCAACTCGCCGTCGCGGGCGAGGCCCTCGATGGTGGTGACCTCGCTGCCATCGGCCTGTACGGCCAGTACCGAGCACGACTTCACGCTGTGCCCGTCCAGGTGCACGGTGCACGCCCCGCAGTTACTGGTGTCGCACCCGACCACGGTGCCGACCTTGCCCAACTGCTGCCGCAGGTAGTGCACCAGCAGAGTCCGGGGCTCGACGTCGTCGGTGTAGCTGGTTCCGTCGACTGTGACGGTGATGCGCATTGGGCCTCCTGTGGTGGCTCGGCCCGCGAGGCGGGCCGGGGAACGGCCGTGGCCGACCACCGCGAAGCGGTGATCGGCTTCACAACAAACCCTGCTACTTCCCGGCCCCCGGGACAACCCCCCGTCTGGAGAGGCGATGCCGCTTCCCTCGATCGATACCGAGGTTTTCAGCCCAGCGGCAAAACCCGCATGTCGAAGGCGTGTCGGTGGTTGCCTTTCGCCCGTTGGTCTTGTCCGTGCCTGCCGGTGCTCGAAGGTGCTTGTCGGTCCCCTCGGCGATACTCGCCAGCATGGCGAACCACCCCATCGCGCGGCACGTGCTACGCGCCAAGGACCTCGCCGACGCGTGGTACTTCGAGCCGCTGACCGTTGCCGACCTCGCGCGCGCGGCAGGACTTTCCCGGGCACACTTCAGCCACGAGTTCCGCAAGGCGTTCGGTGAGTCGCCACACGCCTACCTGCTCACCCGGCGCCTCGAACGTGCCGCCGCCATGTTGCGCACCACCGACCGCTCGGTCGCCGAGATCTGCCACGACGTCGGCCTAAGCAGCGTCGGCTCGTTCACCGCCAGCTTCACCCGCACCTACGGGATGTCGCCCACCGCCTACCGCAAGGCGTTCCCGCCCGCCGCCGACCTCGCGCGCGTTCCCGGCTGTCTGGTGCGCGCCTACGGGCGCCCGCGACTCCGGACGTTTCGAGAAGACCGCGGCGCGGCGGCGTCGTAGCGTCAGCGCGAAGCGAACCGGCAGGCGAATGCGAGGAGAATGATGCTCAAGATCGGCAGCATGCAGGTGTGGGTGCACGACCAGGACGAGGCGCTCCAGTTCTACACCCGCAAGCTCGGTATGGAGGTGCGCTCCGACGTCACCGTGCCCGAGCTGGGCAACTTCCGCTGGCTCACCGTGGGGCCGGTGGGGCAGCCGGACATCTCGATCGTGCTGATGCCTATCCCAGAGCCACCCATGATGGACAAGGAAACCGCCGATGCCGTGCGCGAACTGATGTCGAAGGGTGTCGGGGCCACGATCTTTTTGACCACCGACGATTGCAGGAAGGCTTACGAGGAACTCTCCGCCCGCGGTGTGGAGTTCGTCGAACCGCCCGAGGAGCGCCCGTACGGCATCGATTCCGGATTCCGCGACGTCTCCGGCAACCACATCCGGCTCACGCAGGTGTACGACAACTTCGGGGGTTGAGCACCCGGGGTCGTGGGGCCGCCACGCCACCCCACGACCCCGGCTTCAGCGTTCCTGTTCGCTGTGGATGCGCCCGTCCAGGTCGGCGAGGCGCCTGCCGCCGCCACCCCATCGCAACGCGATGATCTCGGCCGCGATCGACACGGCCGTCTCCTCCGGCGTGCGCGCACCCAGATCCAGCCCGATCGGCGAGGCCAGCCGCTTCAGTTCGGCGTCGGTCATTCCGGCCTCACGCAACCTGCGCATCCGGTCGTCGTGCGTGCGGCGCGAGCCCATGGCTCCCACGTACCCGACGTCGAGCCGCAGCGCCAGTTCGAGCACCGGCACGTCGAACTTCGGGTCGTGGGTGAGCACGGTGATCACCGTGCGACTGTCGATGCGGCCCGCCTCGATCTCCTTCTTGAGGTACCGGTGCGGCCAGTCGACAACCACCTCGTGCGCACCGGGGAACCGGCTCTTGGTCGCGAACACCGGCCGCGCGTCGCACACCGTGACCTCGTAGCCGAGGTAGCTGCCCAGCTGCGCCATCGCGGCCGCGAAGTCGATCGCACCGAACACCAGCATCCTCGGCGCGGGCTCGAAGGAGTTCACGAACACCGCCATGCCCTCGCCACGGCGCTGGCCGTCGGGACCGTAGTGCAGGGTGCCGGTGCGGCCACCCGCCAGCATGCCGCGCGCGTCGTCCACGACGGCCGAGTCGATGCGGTCGGAGCCAAGGCTGCCCACCACGCGATCCGGCCACACCAGCATCCGCCTGCCCAGCAGCGCGGCGTCGGTGTGCTCGACGGTGGTCACCACAGCGACCGGCCTGCCCTGCCGCACCGACTCCATCAGCTCGGGCAGCTCCGGCATGGATTCGCGGTCGATGCGCTCCACGAAGATATCGATGATTCCGCCGCAGGTGAGGCCGACGGCGAACGCGTCGTCGTCACTGACCCCGTAGCGCTGCAGCACCGGGCTGCGCTCGGCCACCACCTGCTTGGCCAACTCGTAGACCGCGCCCTCGACACAGCCTCCTGAGACGCTGCCCACCACGGAGTCGTCCTCGCCGACCAGCATCGATGCTCCCGCCGCACGCGGCGCCGACGAGAACGTCGCCACCACGGTGCCCATGCCCACCGTTTCGCCCGCCGACCAGCGGCGGTACAGCTCCTCCAGCACGTCATGCATCACGGATCTCCCCGAGCAGTCGTTCCAAAGTGGCCAGGCTGTGCCCAGCCAGCAACCGGTCCACGTGCGGGAGCGCGGCGGCGATACCGGACTGGACGGGAGCGTAACCGTCCTTGCCCGCGTGCGGGTTCACCCAGAACACCGCGTGCGCCAGCCGTTTCAGCCTCGCGGTCTGCTCACCGAGCAGTGTCGTGTCGCCGCGTTCCCAGCCGTCGGAGAACAGCACGACGGCCGCGCGCCGCGCCAGCCCCCGCTGACCCCACCGGTCCAGGAAGGCCCGCAGGGTGTCCCCGAGCCGGGTGCCGCCCGCGAAGTCGGGCACGGCCTCGCCCGCGCTGAGCATGGCCCGCTCTGGGTCGCGCTGGCGCAACTGCCTTGTCACCCGCGTCAGCCGGGTGCCGAGCGTGAACACCTCCACGTTCGCGGGCGAGCCGCGCACCACGACGTGGGCGAACCGCAACAGCGAGTCGGCGTAGGGCTTCATCGAGCCCGACACGTCGATGAGCAACACCACGCGCCGGGGCCGGGGTCCGTGCCGCGAGTAGGCCAGTTTGCCCGGCTCGCCACCCCGGGCGAGCATCGCGCGCAACGTGCGGCTGGGGTCCAACCTGCCTCGCTTGGCGGGGCGGTACCGCAGGGATGACCGTCTTGGCGGCACCGGGCGCAGGGTTTCCAGCAGTTCGCGCAGGTGCTTGCGCTCGGCGGTGGTCAGCTCGCCGAGGTCACGCTCGCGCAGCACCTCGGTGTCGCTGGCGGCGACGCTGAGCTGCTCACCGGACTTCTTGTCGCTCGAACCGCCACCCTGCTCGGTGGCCAGCGCCGCGATCCTGGGCTGCTTCGGCGGCTGCGACCTGCGGTGTTGCCGAACCGGCGGTTCGGTGCTGAACCAGCTGGCGAACGCCTGGTCGTAGCGGGGAAGGTCGTCGGGGTCGGCGCACAGCGACAGCCTGCCCGCCCAGTACAACTGGCCGGGGTCGGCGACGTCGAGCCGCTCCACGGCAGCGAGGTAGGCCTGCACCCGGTGGGCGTCGCACGGCAGCCCCGCCTCTCGCAGCGCCGCCGTGAACCCGACGAGGCCAGGCAGCGGATCGGCGGAGGTGGTCATACTCCCATTGTGCCCCCGATGTCGGGGTACGCCGCACGGTCCAGCGCCATGAACCTCGCCATGAGCCCTCAGGCAAGCAGCGCGTCCAGCTGAGCCCGCACGCGGTCCAGATCCTCGCTGTACTTGAGTACGGCACCGAGAGTGATCGCGGCTGATTCGGCGTCCAGTTCGTCGCGGCCGAGTGCGGCGAGCGCCTGCGCCCAGTCGATCGCCTCGGCTACGCCCGGTGGCTTGAGCAACTCCATCGCCCGCAACCGCTGCACCGCCTCGGTGACCTGCTTCGCCAGCCGCTCTCCGATACCGGGGATACGGCTGCGCAGGATCGCCACCTCGCGCTCGAGCCCCGGGTGTTCCAGCCAGTGGTACAGGCAGCGGCGCTTGAGCGCGTCGTGCACCTCGCGGGTGCGGTTGGACGTGAGGATCACCAGCGGCGGCACCTCGGCGCGTACCTCCCCGTACTCGGGGATGGTCACCACGTTCTCGTCGAGCAGTTGCAGCAGGAACGCCTCGAACTCGTCGTCCGCGCGGTCGATCTCGTCGATGAGCAGCACACACGGCGCGGCTTTTAGTGCCCGCAGCAGTGGCCTCGCCAGCAGGAACCGCTCGGTGTACAGCGACTGTTCCGCCGTGTCGACATCGAGTCGCCCGCCCTCCGCGGCCTCCAACGCCCGCAGATGCAGCAACTGCCTCGGAAAGTCCCATTCGTACAGCGCCTGCGCGGCGTCGATACCCTCGTGGCACTGCAACCGGATCAACGGCATCCCGAGCGCTTCGGCCAACGCCACCGCGAGCGAGGTCTTACCTGTTCCTGGCTCACCCTCGCAGAACAGCGGCCTGCGCATCCGCAGGGCGAGAAACGCGGCCGTCGCCACGCCGGGATCGGCGAGGTAGCCGCTGCCCTCCAACAACTGCGCCAGCTTCTCCGGGGAGCTCACCTGGTTCATGCTCTCAGCTGTCACGCCTGCCAGCCTACGGGCTGAAGTGTGGGGCAACGACCGGCCGGAGGGCGGTCCGTCCCCGCCTGCCGGCTCCCCAGTTGCGCCATCTCTCCATAGTTGTCCGAAACCGGCCGACCCGTCACCGCGGTTTCGGTAACGTCACCGGCCACGTTGCCGGTGAGGTGGGCGGGCAGGCGAGGTGACACGAGAAGCTGGGGATTCGGCGCGGCTGCTGTGGCGGTTCGGCCGCCGCTACGCTGCCGCGCTGCGCATCGCGACCCTGGTGCCGATCGCCACGATCGCGCTCCTGCGGGTCTCCCCGGAACGGTTCGTCCCCACGGCGGCGGTCGTGGCCGTGGCCGCCGCGTGGACGTGCGGGTACGGCTGGTGGCTGCTGGCAGCGAGCGGGCGGACCGGGCCACTGCCGGTCGCCCTCGACACCACCGTGCTGCTCGCCGCGAGTTCGAGTGTGTTCTTCACGGGCGCTCTGGAGGACACCAATGCCGGCTGGTTGCGGCTGCTCGTCACGTTCGCGTGCGTCACCTGCCAGTGGCACACGTCATGGGCCGCCGGTGCCGCCATGGCGGTCGCCGTCGATGGCGGGCAACTCGCCATCCTCGCGGTGGCTGGGGCCAATGCCGCGGCGGTGCGCGCGCTGGCCTGGGCGCTGGTCGGCGCCGCCCTCTCCCGCATGGCCTGGGTGCTCGTCGAACGCGCCGCCCGAAGGGCCGACCGGATCGCGGCCGAGGCGGAGCGGACCCGCCGCGAGGCGGTTGTCTCGGAGGCCGTACGCGCCGAGGAGCGAGAGTTGGCCAACGCGCTGCACGACACCGCCGCTACGACCCTGCTCATGGTCGGTATGGGGCAGGTCAGCACCGACTCAGGCTGGCTGGCGGCGCAGGCACGCCGCGACCTCGACCGGCTGCGTTCCGACGCCACGCAGGCACCAGAACGGGCCGACCTGATGGAGCTGCTGCGCGCGAACGTGGAGGCCGTGCAGCTCACCGCCGACATCAGCGGCCCGGACAGCCTGCCGTTGCCCCACGACCTGGCAAGGGCGATCGCGGACGCGGCAGGAGAGGCGCTGCGAAACGCCCGCCGACACGCGGGCACCGACCGCGTGGCCTTGCGGCTCAGCGGGGACGCGGCCGCGCTACGACTCGACATCGCTGACGAAGGCATCGGCTTCGCACCCGCCGGCGTGCCGCCGACCCGTCGCGGGCTGCGGCAGTCGATCCAGGACCGCATGCGCCTCGCGGGCGGCTCGGCGACGATCACCTCCGCGCCCGGCAGGGGCACTCTCGTCCGGCTGAAATGGCCCGCCGACCATGACTGAGCACAGCAGCGCCGCCGAAACGCGCGCCACCTTGCAGCGCGGCCTGCGGATCGCGACGCTGGCCGTGTCCTCGGCGATCGTGTGCGGACCCGGCCTTGCCAACCTGTTGCGGCATCTGGACCGCTACGAGTTCCCGGCCGCGCAGCTGGCGGCCTTCGCCTCACTGCTGGTCGTCCTTGCCTGCGAGGCGGTGCTGCTGAGCCTCGGGCGCCCGTGGGGACGGCTGCGGCTGCCCGCCGTCGGCCTCGTCCTGGCCGCGTCCGCGCTGTCCTACCTGGCCCTGCCCGAGGGCCGCACGTCGACCACAGTGGATTGGATCTTCGGTGCCGCCAACTGGGCAGGGCTGGTCGTGTTGCTCGACCGTCCCTTTCGTAGCCTGCTCGCGTTCCTCGCCGCGCACGAACTGACCGCGCTGGGCCACCTGCTCCTGCTCGACGAGCCGAGCGGGGCGGCACTGCTGCGGTTCGCCACCGGGTCCGTGAACGTGGTCGGCTACCCGCTGTGTGTCGCCGTGATGGCCATCGCGCTGCGCGGGATAGGCACGGCGGCGGCGCGGGCCACGCGGCAGCTCGAGCGGGTTCGGACAGCGGAGGCCATCGCCGTGGAATCCCACCGACGTCGCGGGGAGCGCCTCGCGGCATTGTCCGGCACCACCGTGCCACTGCTTCAGGGGCTGGCCGAGGGGTCGCTTTCGCCCGAGGACGGTGACGTCCAGCGGCACTGCGCGATCGAGGCCGCCCGCATGCGCAGACTGTTCGCGGAGATCGACACCGTCGCCGATCCCCTGCTGCACGAGCTGCGGCACTGCGCCGACATCGCCGACCGCTTGGGAGTGGAGGTGGAGTTCGACGCGCGCGGCCACTGCCCCGAGTTGGCCGTGGCGGTCCGGCGGGATCTCACCGAGGCGGCACTGACCGCGCTCGCCACGGCGGTCTCGTGGGCACGCGTCACCGTCATCGGTGAGCCGACGCTGGTATCGGTCAACGTCGTGGCGGACTGCGCGGAGGTCAACCCGCCCACACCGGCCACGGCGGACGTACGGATCGACACGTTCCGCGACAGCGGCACGACCTGGATGGAGGCCACATGGCGGCAGGTGCGCTGACCGACAGACCGATCACCGCGGTGATCGTCGATGACCACGCCGCGATCGCAGCGGGCGTGTCGGCCTGGTGTGCACGCGCGACACCGCCGATCGAGCTTGTCGACGCCGAGGGAAAGCTGGCGTGGGTCTGGACGGGCCCTGGCGCGACCGCGGACGTGGTGATATTCGACCTGGAACTCGTTCCGGGCAGGCCCGACTTCGGCGAACTGCGCAGGCTGGTGGATCACGGCCGTCGCGTGGTCGTCTACTCGCAACACGCCGACGGCGCGACCGCTGTCAAATGCGTCGATCTCGGCGCACTCGCATACCTGACCAAGCGGGAGGGTCCGGAACACCTTGTGCCCGCCGTGCGGGCCGCGGCGAACGGCATGCCCTACACGGCACCGTCGCTGTCCGGAGCCCTCATGTCCGACGACACTCCCCACAGACCGCGTCTTTCGCCGCGCGAGACCGAGGTGTTGCGAGCCTGGTTCGCCTCCTCGTCCAAGGAACTCGTCGCCGCCAAGCTCAACATCACCGTCAAGACCGTGGATACCCACATCGCGCGGGTTCGGGTCAAGTACGCCAACGCGGGCCGCTCGGCAAGCACCAAGAGCGACCTCGTCAGCAGAGCGCTCGACGACGGCATCATCACGCTCGCCGAGCTCAACCGAACCGTGACCTCGATGTAGGGCGTTCACCCGACACAACATCGCGTCCGGACTCCTTAGCCTGGCTGTCGACCGCGGTGAGGGCGCAGGGGGCATTGACTGGCCCCGCCGCGCAGGTACCTGTCGGCCGAGGGGTGGCAGGTACCCCTTTCTTTCCCTGGGGGCAGGGCGGAGGACATGAGATCGAGCATCACGGCCGTGGCGGCTGCCTGCGATGAAGCGTGGGTGAGGTGAATCACCAGATGCCCCAGCAGCACCCGCGACAGCCACGGCAACGTCCGAGCGCCACTACGGACCGCCCGAGATTTCTCCAGGCAGCCGGCAGCTGAACAACACAACGAGGGGGTTTGTCATGAGGTCGTCCCTTCGCCTGGTCGCCGTATTGGGCATCGCCGGGCTGTTCGCCTCCGCAGGCTGTGGGGGCGACGACCCGCCGCGGCCCGGGGCAGGACTCGGCGGAACCGCGGGCATCACACCGAGTCTCAAGCCACTGGAACCGACCACCGTGCCGGTCGAGGGTGACTTCGACGAGTGCGGCCTCGTCGACATCACCGACCTCGCCGCCGTGATGGGCGTCGACACGCTCTATGTCACGTCGCGGGAGATGCTGCCCGAGGCCGACGGCGGGCGGCTGGCGGGCTGCTCCTACTTCACCGAGGACGTGCCCGGCATTGTCGGGATGACGATCAACACGGTGGCCGGTACGGACAGGCAGCGATTCTTCGCACCGTTTCGGGAACGGCAGGCCGAGTCGCAGACCAACTTCGGCGACTACTCGGAGGTGGTGGCCTACGAAGCGGGCTCGGTGCACTTCCGGGAGCTCAGGGCGATCCAGGGCACGACAGGCGTGCACGTCAAATACACCTACAACGACTCGCCAGGTGGCATGCCGAAGCTGGAGACGCAGCAGCTCGCGCAGGTGCTGGGTGCGACCATGCTGTCGGTGCTGAAGAAGCTGCCCAACGACCTCGCGATCGCCGACGGCACTCCCGAGG harbors:
- a CDS encoding xanthine dehydrogenase family protein molybdopterin-binding subunit; the protein is MTSTIEPEVGRARLRKEDARLITGRTRWTDNITLPGMVHLAVLRSTMAHAKIVSIDTSAAKEMPGVIAVYTGDDLDPAGAIGMPCAWPVTPDMKSPRRPVLAQGQVNFAGEGVAVVVARTPGEAEDALEAIDVEYDELPVVLGLENALAEGAALVHEELGTNRNALWKFDSAEAGSGEDVEQAISEGEVVLKRRFRQQRLVPAFMEPRSCVVDPTAAQLTMWSATQIPHILKTMSALTLGIPEHKIRVIAPDVGGGFGGKIAVLPEEIMSLLVAQKLGRPVKWTESRSETMMAAHHGRDQIQDLTIAAKRDGTITGLKVELMADMGAYLGLVGPGVPILGAFMFNAIYKIPAYHFACTNVFTNTALTDAYRGAGRPEATFAIERMMDELAAELDMDPMRLREKNWIKHDEFPYTTVSTLTYDSGNYEAATEKAMQLFDYEGLRREQRERRERNDPVQLGIGISTFTEMCGLAPSRVLGSLDYGAGGWEHAAIRMLATGKVEVVTGSSAHGQGHETAWSQIVADQLGVPFEDVEVLHGDTQSSPKGLDTYGSRSLAVGGIAVVKAADKVIAKARRIAAHMMECSEDDLEFSGGKFTVKGTDRSTGIQDVAFAAFMAHDLPDGVEPSLDSEAVYDPENFSFPHGTHLCAAEVDTETGRVTLRSYVCVDDVGTVVNPLIVEGQIHGGLAQGIAQALFEEAVYDEGGTLTSGTFADYLLPSAADLPSFTTDRTETPSTTNPLGVKGVGEAGTIASTPAVVNAVVDAVRHFGVNDIEMPLTPMRVWKAIRTGEKAAGGPGAEAGGGLGSIDSGGAQ
- a CDS encoding (2Fe-2S)-binding protein, giving the protein MRITVTVDGTSYTDDVEPRTLLVHYLRQQLGKVGTVVGCDTSNCGACTVHLDGHSVKSCSVLAVQADGSEVTTIEGLARDGELHPVQRAFHDNHALQCGYCTPGMIMQSIDLLADHPDPDEQTVREGLEGNLCRCTGYQNIVRAVQDAARHMRPGAGPAAERVGEPTGTASGIGGGGE
- a CDS encoding helix-turn-helix transcriptional regulator, which encodes MANHPIARHVLRAKDLADAWYFEPLTVADLARAAGLSRAHFSHEFRKAFGESPHAYLLTRRLERAAAMLRTTDRSVAEICHDVGLSSVGSFTASFTRTYGMSPTAYRKAFPPAADLARVPGCLVRAYGRPRLRTFREDRGAAAS
- a CDS encoding VOC family protein — protein: MMLKIGSMQVWVHDQDEALQFYTRKLGMEVRSDVTVPELGNFRWLTVGPVGQPDISIVLMPIPEPPMMDKETADAVRELMSKGVGATIFLTTDDCRKAYEELSARGVEFVEPPEERPYGIDSGFRDVSGNHIRLTQVYDNFGG
- a CDS encoding XdhC family protein → MHDVLEELYRRWSAGETVGMGTVVATFSSAPRAAGASMLVGEDDSVVGSVSGGCVEGAVYELAKQVVAERSPVLQRYGVSDDDAFAVGLTCGGIIDIFVERIDRESMPELPELMESVRQGRPVAVVTTVEHTDAALLGRRMLVWPDRVVGSLGSDRIDSAVVDDARGMLAGGRTGTLHYGPDGQRRGEGMAVFVNSFEPAPRMLVFGAIDFAAAMAQLGSYLGYEVTVCDARPVFATKSRFPGAHEVVVDWPHRYLKKEIEAGRIDSRTVITVLTHDPKFDVPVLELALRLDVGYVGAMGSRRTHDDRMRRLREAGMTDAELKRLASPIGLDLGARTPEETAVSIAAEIIALRWGGGGRRLADLDGRIHSEQER
- a CDS encoding vWA domain-containing protein, whose protein sequence is MTTSADPLPGLVGFTAALREAGLPCDAHRVQAYLAAVERLDVADPGQLYWAGRLSLCADPDDLPRYDQAFASWFSTEPPVRQHRRSQPPKQPRIAALATEQGGGSSDKKSGEQLSVAASDTEVLRERDLGELTTAERKHLRELLETLRPVPPRRSSLRYRPAKRGRLDPSRTLRAMLARGGEPGKLAYSRHGPRPRRVVLLIDVSGSMKPYADSLLRFAHVVVRGSPANVEVFTLGTRLTRVTRQLRQRDPERAMLSAGEAVPDFAGGTRLGDTLRAFLDRWGQRGLARRAAVVLFSDGWERGDTTLLGEQTARLKRLAHAVFWVNPHAGKDGYAPVQSGIAAALPHVDRLLAGHSLATLERLLGEIRDA
- a CDS encoding AAA family ATPase is translated as MNQVSSPEKLAQLLEGSGYLADPGVATAAFLALRMRRPLFCEGEPGTGKTSLAVALAEALGMPLIRLQCHEGIDAAQALYEWDFPRQLLHLRALEAAEGGRLDVDTAEQSLYTERFLLARPLLRALKAAPCVLLIDEIDRADDEFEAFLLQLLDENVVTIPEYGEVRAEVPPLVILTSNRTREVHDALKRRCLYHWLEHPGLEREVAILRSRIPGIGERLAKQVTEAVQRLRAMELLKPPGVAEAIDWAQALAALGRDELDAESAAITLGAVLKYSEDLDRVRAQLDALLA
- a CDS encoding sensor histidine kinase, with the translated sequence MTREAGDSARLLWRFGRRYAAALRIATLVPIATIALLRVSPERFVPTAAVVAVAAAWTCGYGWWLLAASGRTGPLPVALDTTVLLAASSSVFFTGALEDTNAGWLRLLVTFACVTCQWHTSWAAGAAMAVAVDGGQLAILAVAGANAAAVRALAWALVGAALSRMAWVLVERAARRADRIAAEAERTRREAVVSEAVRAEERELANALHDTAATTLLMVGMGQVSTDSGWLAAQARRDLDRLRSDATQAPERADLMELLRANVEAVQLTADISGPDSLPLPHDLARAIADAAGEALRNARRHAGTDRVALRLSGDAAALRLDIADEGIGFAPAGVPPTRRGLRQSIQDRMRLAGGSATITSAPGRGTLVRLKWPADHD
- a CDS encoding response regulator, whose amino-acid sequence is MAAGALTDRPITAVIVDDHAAIAAGVSAWCARATPPIELVDAEGKLAWVWTGPGATADVVIFDLELVPGRPDFGELRRLVDHGRRVVVYSQHADGATAVKCVDLGALAYLTKREGPEHLVPAVRAAANGMPYTAPSLSGALMSDDTPHRPRLSPRETEVLRAWFASSSKELVAAKLNITVKTVDTHIARVRVKYANAGRSASTKSDLVSRALDDGIITLAELNRTVTSM